Within Limisalsivibrio acetivorans, the genomic segment ATGCTCCTGCTCCCTCGCCGATGCACACCAGATAACCCCAAGCATACTCATATACCTGCGGAGATAGTCGATATGCCACCTGCACTTCTTGTTCACCCTGCTGTGACGTCCTATCCTGCTACGCATGCCGCCGGGCCCGAAGGCGCTTCCGATATACACATAATCACCGGGATGGATCTCCGCTTTACCGAACCTGCCGACAGTTATTGAACACTCCCTGCCGGCATTCAGAAAAAGTGCATAAATCCCGCTCGAAGCAGGGATATCAGTCAACCAGGTAGTACTCAAGGGTATTAACCACCCTGACCTTCTTGATATAAGGTGTTCCAGAATCCCGCGGGGATATGCTGAACTGCCCCTGTCTGGCATTGCGTATCTTTCCAAGCCTGCTGCCCGAGTCCTCGGCAAACTTCTTCGCCGCCTCCCTCGCCTTCAAAGTGGCCTGCTCTATCATGCCGGGCTTGATGTCGTTAAGCCTTGTAAAGAGAAATTCAGTACGGGAACGGTAGTCTGCTGTATCAAGTGCTACCCCTTTACGAACAAGCTCGGAAGTGTCTGAAATGGCTTTAACAACGGAATCCACCTGTGTTGAATAGACTGTTACTGTGACCGAGCCGAGATAACGAAGGGCGTTATTGTTTGATGAACCATATCTTTCGGCTTTTCTATCCACAATCTCAGGGGCAGACACACCGTACTCTTTATCGGAGAATCCCTTGGATTGAAGGAACTCCTTCACCGCCTGCGTCTTTTTCTCAAGGCTTATATAGAGCCTGTTCAAATCGTCAGCACCATCCCGGAATGTGAGCGGCCATATGGCCCTGTCCGCCTTAACCTCACGCTCCGCAAGACCCTTAACTGTCACAAAACGCTTGGACTGGTTTATGGTTTCAGCACTTTTGTAGATGCTCTTTCCGGCGAGGAAAAGACCCATACAGATAAAAAGACCTAAAACGAATGCTTCAATTACTCTCGATTTTCCCATGGCCGCACCTCCTCTATCAGGATCCAATGCTTCCATAAAAAAGATGGCGGGGCAAGGTATATATCACTTACTGAGAACAGCAACACACATAAAACTGGAACTGCGGTTGAAATCGCTACCCTGAAAATCGCCATAGAAATCAATTCTGTTGAAACCAGCGATGAGCGCACCTTGGCGAAGCTCTTCGGCGGTCAAAGGATAGAGAAACGTATTGGAATCGAGCACATCATCACCGAGGCATATACGCCCTTTGAACTTTATGTATCTCCCTGTTCTCTCATAGCTTCTAAGGAAAGTGAGTTGGTCGGTTTCAATGGGGGGAAGCTCTGTTACCCCTTCCTCCAATATTCTTGCATAGTTTAGTATCTGGACGACACATTTACCGTTCGGCTTTAATGACTGGCAGAATCCAGTCAGCGCGAGGGCAGCCTCCCCGGCGGAATGGGTGTGTACAAGGGTATTGCCTATACAGGTAATGAGATTAAAGCGTCCCCTGAAAGTCTTGGGAAGGTCCCTCATATCCCCTTTAACAACGTTTTCGTTGCCTGCAGCAAGGCTCTCCTCCGGCTCAATACCGACAGCATCGTAACCATAGGATTTAAAAGCATTCACATAGCTACCGGTTGCTGACCCGATATCAAGTACAGAGCCTCCATCCGGACAATGCTTTCTGAGGAAGGAAAAAGTAGTATCGCTAAAAGGAAAGATGCTGTCATAATACTTCGATAGCATTTCATAGAATTCACTCATATTTCCCACCTTTGAACGAAAATAAAACAAACTTAACTGTACATGTCAGAATAAATTCATCAACAACTTAGGCTCAGACATTTTATATTCGTGTATAGTTTTATTACAGGCTATGCAAATGTTCAAGCGTAAAGATGTTTATATTTATTATTGAGGTTAATATCATAATAAAGTACCAATCATAAATAAGGAGCTTTCATGAAGACTGATTTTTTTCTGCTTTTTTTTGCTGTTATCGCCGGTGGAGCACTCCCCATACAGGCCGGACTTAACTCAAAACTGACAACATACCTCGGCCACCCGATTCAAGCTTCATTCATATCATTTATGGGCGGCGTGGTGTTCATGGTGATTCTGATGATTATCATGAGACCCGAGTTCCCTGGCATAGAACGATTAACAGAAACTCCACCATACCTTTTCCTCGGCGGATTCATGGGCGGTATTTTCGTTACAACTATCATTATACTCGTTCCCAAAATCGGCGTAACACCCGTTCTCGCTGGTACACTCACAGGACAATTCCTTGTCTCACTAATAATTGACCACTACGGTATACTCGGCGTGCCCGTTCAGCACATCTCACTCAGCCGTATCGCCGGAATAACACTCATGTTTGCAGGCCTCTTCTTCGTCCAAAAAGGATGATGAATTACATAGATAAAATTTAGACTTAAGGGGTGCTTTTTTGGAACAAACCACCCCTTAACAACCCCTCAAAAACTCCTTTATCTATTTGAATAATTTCCCGTCCATGGAAGTTATTCCGCCGTTCGAAGAAAGAAGCTTCCTTCTCACTTACGCAAGCGAGCTTTCATCCATGAAAGCTTATACTAATCACACATTTGAGGATGATACACAACTGGCTTCCATGAATGGAAGCCCTGAAGGCGAAACTAAATTGAATTGTATTCAATTTATGTAGTCGGAAGTGCGAGAGGGCAAGGTTTCCTTGCCCGAACAACAATGGAATTTCCATGGATGGTAAATTCCATACATAATATTGGATGATGAATTTCCCAGATTACATAGATGGACAATTCCATAGATTATACTAAGACTAAGGGGAAATTTTTAGGGAAAACTTTCCCCTTAAGATCCCCTTAAAAACCCATTTAGTTAGTATTGGCTATTTTTTCACTTGTGACATTGATTCTGCAAACTCTTCATAAGTGATATCTTTAGTGTTCCTAGCATAACAAGTGTCATTTGAGATAACGTCAATATATTTTGAGAAATAGTTCTTATTAATATAGGTTTTTAGAGTAGACTCTTTCCAATCAGTCACAGCTAATATTTCAGCAAATGAAAAACTATCTCCACTGATTTCTTTACTAACGAGGAAACTATACAATTTTTCAATACTTTCTGTTTTTCTTCCCATCTACCACCTCAATGGCATAGTAAATCAAGCCACCATATTATTCATTACGTATATTTATTATACATCAAGCACCCTGTGTATCAATATTATAATTCCAAATAGTTATTTTTTCATTCAGTCATGCATTTAGCAAAAGCAGTCCTCAGTTACTGCAATATGGATCTAGAACGCCTATTACCCCTCAAGCTAACCTACACGGACTGATACGGATCACTTTTTTTGTAGCCATAACCATCAGTTGCTACACCACTTTATCCAGAATTATCACAACACATGTACCACAGGTCGTAATTCCGAGCGCTGTCACTTGTCCGGAACAAGCAAAGCAACGTACCCCATGCAGACCTATTTAGCCACTAACCTTAACTTACATATTTGAAGTGTTACGCCCACAACCCTTTCTTTGCTTACCCGAATGTTTTACAGCCGAATGAGCTCTTTTGGAACCGCCCGGAAGTTTTGGCCGCACGTGACAGATGAGGTAATCCTAAATATTGAATACTTTCATGTATGAGATGCGGTTACACTCCTCAGCATCAGCAAAACTTCAGGTGGAAAATGAGTGAAATGAGGGAACCGCCATCTTTTACGAATTTATGATAATAAATGAGTAACAATGGGGGATGTAAAACCCTGAGGGAAAGTTTTGCATACTTTTGCGCCAAAAGTATGGCGTGCTTTAGCACGAAACACATAAATTAGTGCCTTATTTCGGATGTGATTATGTAAAGAATAAGACTAAGGGGAAATTTTTAGGGAAAGCTTTCCCCTTAGGATCCCCTTAAAAACCCATTTGAAAGATAATTATAGTGGTTAATATATAACATGATCCCATCCATGAAAGCTTATGCTAGTCACACGCTTGAGGATGAAACCAATAAAGCCAACATGGATGTTGGCTCTGTAGGCGAAAGGAAGAACAGC encodes:
- a CDS encoding GIY-YIG nuclease family protein produces the protein MTDIPASSGIYALFLNAGRECSITVGRFGKAEIHPGDYVYIGSAFGPGGMRSRIGRHSRVNKKCRWHIDYLRRYMSMLGVIWCASAREQEHLWAGKALSFGEVVLKGLGSSDCSCISHFLRLNNMDALVYDLKAGGGCYISVC
- a CDS encoding SIMPL domain-containing protein: MGKSRVIEAFVLGLFICMGLFLAGKSIYKSAETINQSKRFVTVKGLAEREVKADRAIWPLTFRDGADDLNRLYISLEKKTQAVKEFLQSKGFSDKEYGVSAPEIVDRKAERYGSSNNNALRYLGSVTVTVYSTQVDSVVKAISDTSELVRKGVALDTADYRSRTEFLFTRLNDIKPGMIEQATLKAREAAKKFAEDSGSRLGKIRNARQGQFSISPRDSGTPYIKKVRVVNTLEYYLVD
- a CDS encoding class I SAM-dependent methyltransferase, with the protein product MSEFYEMLSKYYDSIFPFSDTTFSFLRKHCPDGGSVLDIGSATGSYVNAFKSYGYDAVGIEPEESLAAGNENVVKGDMRDLPKTFRGRFNLITCIGNTLVHTHSAGEAALALTGFCQSLKPNGKCVVQILNYARILEEGVTELPPIETDQLTFLRSYERTGRYIKFKGRICLGDDVLDSNTFLYPLTAEELRQGALIAGFNRIDFYGDFQGSDFNRSSSFMCVAVLSK
- a CDS encoding DMT family transporter, with translation MKTDFFLLFFAVIAGGALPIQAGLNSKLTTYLGHPIQASFISFMGGVVFMVILMIIMRPEFPGIERLTETPPYLFLGGFMGGIFVTTIIILVPKIGVTPVLAGTLTGQFLVSLIIDHYGILGVPVQHISLSRIAGITLMFAGLFFVQKG